The DNA region TCCCGGCTCCAGCGACTCTCCCCTGTTTTGAAAGACCATATAGGCCTCGAGCGCAGTTAATTCCTTACTCCCAAGCTCATAGGCTTTCCCCTGAAGCGGGATGACCACGCACCAATTGATAAACTGCTGGGCCGAAACCACAGACCCCATCTGTGATTTAAACTTGGGAAAGGTTTCAGGATGGGTCGCGGCCGCGTCGGGATGACAATGGTTGCAAGACATGCCATTTGATCCGAGATTGCGGTCATACCAGAGTTTTTCTCCAAGGGCCACAGCGGCAGAAAAGGATCGTTTCTCTTTTCTCACCAGGTCCTCCCGGAAAACCGGACCTTGAGCCTCTTTTCTTTGTTCCGCCCCTTCTCCAAGGAGATCGATTGGAGACAGGAAGGCCGTAAGGATGAAAACACCCATCATTTGACAGA from Nitrospirota bacterium includes:
- a CDS encoding cytochrome C produces the protein MDPQSARRMICQMMGVFILTAFLSPIDLLGEGAEQRKEAQGPVFREDLVRKEKRSFSAAVALGEKLWYDRNLGSNGMSCNHCHPDAAATHPETFPKFKSQMGSVVSAQQFINWCVVIPLQGKAYELGSKELTALEAYMVFQNRGESLEPGFPSP